The Shewanella sp. NFH-SH190041 genome has a window encoding:
- a CDS encoding RHS repeat-associated core domain-containing protein: MFHYHLDHLGTPTDLTDEQGVQYRSYGNIARQHVEDIPNPLRFQGQYFDSETGLHYNRHRYYSPDTGRFITADPIGLAGGLNSYRYAPNPVNWVDPLGLCCETVLQSKRNEFITNLNSLVKLDAERFINERRMGKISKSDLNDRLVATSRAGVEEFGYISKNYENLGGKGQFKSGKIIPGVTRINDAEFIISDKDSYFNHVIELYDDSNNKLNKLTHRLIDEHIINQGGKPLSTMNGLPGLHAEVQAMNDVFNHLEQKHGVNLEFYGLHKIDVSTYKLKGEDGGEFVACYNKTSNKCNYRTKRFYMRVKSEKINFIKDKAYLDNKLFNGISYSVSNGIIKKISQYKNGIEYESYNGIINIIPNSKLVEMAYLKIENDLEPIYYNGDRFSGIAFDFDNDYCVGETLIKDGLIKEEVSFFDNGKINSYDRADECLNQFNSWYFDGEVNEIKIVTPDSLYFSLKLNEHKKLNYLNISDSFFDKVKSISNFLKFNYVNDITFFANIKVAEYLSLSGKGINDMLFDYLSKSEGLKKLKKINIRGTSISDSIINAFDRAENLSEIIIFHNDESMRYTLQNFKINHKNCTIYFNEEKIVYSRIQPRSAPLASLSCFS; encoded by the coding sequence GTGTTCCACTACCATCTGGACCACCTGGGCACCCCCACCGACCTCACCGATGAGCAAGGCGTGCAGTATCGCAGTTATGGTAATATCGCTCGGCAGCATGTTGAGGACATCCCTAACCCGCTGCGGTTTCAGGGGCAGTATTTTGACAGTGAAACTGGGCTGCATTACAACCGCCACCGTTACTACAGCCCAGATACCGGCCGCTTTATTACCGCCGACCCCATCGGCTTAGCCGGGGGACTGAACAGCTACCGCTACGCGCCCAACCCGGTGAACTGGGTCGATCCGCTGGGGTTGTGTTGTGAGACCGTATTACAAAGCAAAAGAAATGAATTTATAACAAATTTAAATTCTTTGGTTAAATTGGATGCCGAACGATTTATCAATGAAAGAAGGATGGGAAAGATTTCTAAAAGTGATTTAAATGATCGCTTAGTTGCAACATCTAGAGCTGGAGTGGAAGAATTTGGATATATTAGTAAAAATTATGAAAACCTTGGTGGGAAAGGGCAATTTAAAAGTGGCAAAATAATTCCTGGAGTAACAAGGATTAATGATGCGGAGTTTATCATTTCTGATAAGGACTCATATTTCAACCATGTTATAGAGTTATATGATGATAGTAATAACAAACTTAATAAACTTACCCATAGACTGATTGATGAACACATAATAAACCAAGGGGGTAAACCATTATCAACGATGAATGGTTTACCTGGTTTACATGCAGAGGTTCAAGCTATGAATGATGTTTTTAATCATCTTGAACAAAAACATGGAGTAAATCTTGAGTTTTACGGTTTACATAAAATAGATGTTTCAACATATAAACTTAAGGGTGAGGATGGTGGTGAGTTTGTAGCATGTTATAATAAAACATCCAATAAATGTAACTACAGGACAAAAAGATTCTATATGAGAGTAAAATCAGAAAAAATTAACTTTATTAAAGATAAAGCCTATCTTGACAACAAATTGTTTAATGGAATTAGCTACTCTGTAAGTAATGGTATAATAAAAAAAATTTCTCAGTATAAGAATGGTATAGAATATGAAAGCTATAATGGCATTATAAATATAATACCAAATAGTAAATTAGTGGAAATGGCGTACCTTAAAATAGAGAATGATCTAGAACCTATATATTATAATGGCGATAGATTTTCTGGTATAGCATTTGATTTTGATAACGATTATTGTGTAGGTGAAACATTAATTAAAGATGGGCTCATAAAAGAAGAGGTGTCGTTTTTTGATAATGGTAAAATTAACTCTTATGATAGGGCTGATGAATGTTTAAATCAATTTAATAGTTGGTATTTTGATGGTGAAGTTAATGAAATTAAAATAGTCACGCCAGATAGTTTATATTTTTCTTTAAAGTTAAACGAACATAAAAAACTAAACTATTTAAATATTAGCGACTCCTTCTTTGATAAAGTTAAATCTATATCAAATTTTTTAAAATTTAACTATGTAAATGACATTACTTTTTTTGCAAATATAAAAGTGGCAGAGTATTTATCTTTATCTGGGAAAGGAATTAATGACATGTTATTTGATTACCTATCAAAAAGTGAAGGACTAAAAAAACTAAAAAAAATAAATATTAGAGGAACATCTATTTCAGACAGCATTATTAATGCATTCGACAGAGCAGAAAATCTATCTGAAATTATTATCTTTCACAACGATGAAAGCATGCGGTATACACTACAAAATTTCAAAATAAATCATAAAAATTGTACTATATATTTTAACGAAGAAAAAATAGTCTATTCGCGCATTCAACCCCGAAGTGCACCACTCGCTTCATTAAGCTGCTTTTCGTAA